In the Pleuronectes platessa chromosome 8, fPlePla1.1, whole genome shotgun sequence genome, one interval contains:
- the cyfip2 gene encoding cytoplasmic FMR1-interacting protein 2 isoform X2, translating to MTTHVTLEDALSNVDLLEELPLPDQQPCIEPPPSSIMYQANFDTNFEDRNAFVTGIARYIEQATVHSSMNEMLEEGHEYAVMLYTWRSCSRAIPQVKCNEQPNRVEIYEKTVEVLEPEVTKLMKFMYFQRKAIERFCGEVKRLCHAERRKDFVSEAYLLTLGKFINMFAVLDELKNMKCSVKNDHSAYKRAAQFLRKMADPQSIQESQNLSMFLANHNRITQCLHQQLEVIPGYEELLADIVNICVDYYENKMYLTPSEKHMLLKVMGFGLYLMDGNVSNIYKLDAKKRINLSKIDKFFKLQVVPLFGDMQIELSRYIETSAHYEENKSKWTCTQSSISPQYNLCEQMVQIREDHIRFISELARYSNSEVVTGSGLDSQKSDEEYRELFDLALRGLQLLSKWSTHVMEVYSWKLVHPTDKFCNKDCPGTAEEYERATRYNYTSEEKFALVEVIAMIKGLQVLMGRMESVFNQAIRNTIYAALQDFAQMTLREPLRQAVRKKKNVLISVLQAIRKTVCDWDGAREPPNDPCLRGEKDPKGGFDIKVPRRAVGPSSTQLYMVRTMLESLIADKSGSKKTLRSSLDGPIVVAIEDFHKHSFFFTHLLNFSEALQQCCDLSQLWFREFFLELTMGRRIQFPIEMSMPWILTDHILETKEPSMMEYVLYPLDLYNDSGYYALTKFKKQFLYDEIEAEVNLCFDQFVYKLADQIFAYYKAMAGSVLLDKRFRAECKNYGVIIPYPPSNRYETLLKQRHVQLLGRSIDLNRLITQRISAAMYKSLDHAISRFESEDLTSIVELEWLLEINRLTHRLLCKHMTLDSFDAMFREANHNVSAPYGRITLHVFWELNFDFLPNYCYNGSTNRFVRTAIPFTQEPQRDKPANVQPYYLYGSKPLNIAYSHIYSSYRNFVGPPHFKTICRLLGYQGIAVVMEELLKIVKSLLQGTILQYVKTLIEVMPKICRLPRHEYGSPGILEFFHHQLKDIIEYAELKTDVFQSLREVGNAILFCLLIEQALVSQEEVCDLLHAAPFQNILPRVYIKEGERLEVRMKRLEAKYAPLHLVPLIERLGTPQQIAIAREGDLLTKERLCCGLSMFEVILTRIRSFLQDAVWRGPPPTNGVMHVDECMEFHRLWSAMQFVYCIPVGTHEFTAE from the exons ATGACGACCCACGTGACCCTGGAGGATGCTCTGTCCAACGTGGacctgctggaggagctgcccCTCCCGGACCAGCAGCCATGCATCgaaccccctccctcctccatcatGTACCAG GCTAATTTCGACACCAACTTCGAAGACAGGAACGCGTTCGTCACTGGCATCGCTCGTTATATAGAGCAAGCCACGGTCCACTCCAGCATG AATGAGATGCTGGAGGAAGGACATGAGTACGCTGTGATGCTTTACACCTGGAGAAGCTGCTCCAGAGCTAttccacag GTGAAATGCAACGAGCAGCCCAACAGAGTGGAAATCTATGAGAAAACCGTGGAAGTGTTGGAACCTGAGGTGACCAAGCTCATGAAGTTCATGTACTTCCAG cggAAAGCCATCGAGCGTTTCTGTGGTGAAGTGAAGCGTCTGTGCCACGCTGAGAGAAGGAAGGACTTTGTGTCCGAGGCTTACCTGCTCACTCTGGgcaagttcatcaacatgtttgcGGTGCTGGATGAACTGAAGAACATGAAGTGTAGCGTCAAGAATGATCACTCTGCCTACAAAAG AGCGGCTCAGTTCCTGAGGAAGATGGCTGACCCTCAGTCCATCCAGGAGTCCCAGAATCTCTCCATGTTTTTAGCGAACCACAATAGGATCACTCAG tgcctGCACCAACAGCTGGAGGTCATTCCTGGCTACGAGGAACTTTTGGCCGACATTGTCAACATCTGTGTGGACTACTACGAGAACAAAATGTATCTGACTCCAAGCGAGAAACACATGCTGCTCAAG GTGATGGGCTTTGGTCTGTACCTGATGGATGGAAACGTGAGTAACATCTACAAACTAGACGCCAAGAAGAGGATCAACCTGAGCAAGATTGACAAGTTCTTCAAA CTTCAAGTGGTTCCGCTGTTCGGGGACATGCAGATAGAGCTGTCACGTTACATTGAGACGAGTGCCCACTATGAAGAAAACAAGTCCAA GTGGACGTGCACCCAGAGCAGCATCTCGCCGCAGTACAACCTGTGCGAGCAGATGGTACAGATCAGGGAGGACCACATCCGTTTCATCTCGGAGCTGGCGCGCTACAGCAACAGCGAAGTGGTGACGGGCTCGGGCCTGGACAGCCAGAAGTCGGACGAGGAGTACAGGGAGCTGTTCGACCTGGCTCTGAGGGGCCTGCAGCTGCTGTCCAAGTGGAGCACGCACGTCATGGAAGTT TACTCGTGGAAGCTGGTCCATCCCACGGATAAATTCTGTAACAAGGACTGTCCTGGCACAGCGGAGGAGTACGAACGTGCCACGCGTTACAATTACACCAGTGAAGAGAAGTTCGCCCTGGTGGAAGTCATCGCCATGATCAAAGGGCTGCAG GTTCTGATGGGCAGAATGGAGTCGGTGTTTAACCAGGCCATCAGGAATACCATCTACGCAGCGCTGCAGGACTTTGCTCAGATGACCCTAAGAGAGCCTCTACGCCAGGCTGTTCGCAAGAAGAAGAACGTCCTCATAAG TGTTCTCCAGGCCATCCGAAAGACCGTCTGTGACTGGGATGGGGCAAGGGAGCCTCCGAACGACCCCTGTCTGAGGGGAGAGAAGGATCCTAAAGGGGGATTTGACATCAAAGTGCCCCGCAGGGCTGTGGGACCCTCCAGCACACAG CTGTACATGGTGCGCACCATGCTGGAGTCACTGATTGCAGATAAGAGTGGCTCGAAGAAGACTCTCCGCAGCAGTCTGGATGGCCCCATAGTGGTGGCCATAGAGGACTTCCACAAACATTCCTTCTTCTTCACACACCTGCTCAACTTCAGCG AGGCCCTGCAGCAGTGCTGTGATCTGTCCCAGCTGTGGTTCAGAGAGTTCTTCCTGGAGCTGACCATGGGCCGCAGAATCCAGTTCCCCATCGAGATGTCCATGCCCTGGATCCTAACCGACCACATCCTGGAGACCAAGGAGCCTTCCATGATGGA GTATGTGCTGTATCCTCTAGACTTGTATAATGACAGCGGATACTACGCTCTCACCAAGTTCAAAAAGCAGTTCCTTTATGATGAAATTGAAGCTGAG GTGAACCTCTGCTTTGACCAGTTTGTCTACAAGTTAGCGGATCAGATATTTGCCTACTACAAAGCAATGGCTGGGAG TGTCCTTCTCGACAAGCGCTTCAGAGCAGAGTGTAAAAACTATGGAGTGATCATCCCTTACCCTCCATCAAACCGCTACGAGACCCTGCTCAAACAGAGACACGTACAG CTGCTCGGTCGCTCCATCGACCTGAACCGCCTGATCACCCAGAGGATCTCTGCAGCGATGTACAAGTCTCTGGACCATGCAATCAGCCGCTTTGAGAGTGAGGACCTCACTTCCATAGTG GAGCTGGAGTGGCTGCTGGAGATCAACAGACTAACCCACCGGCTCCTGTGCAAGCACATGACCCTGGACAGTTTTGACGCCATGTTCCGCGAGGCCAACCACAATGTCTCGGCTCCCTACGGACGAATCACGCTGCACGTCTTCTGGGAGCTGAACTTCGATTTCCTCCCCAACTACTGCTACAATGGATCCACGAACCG cTTTGTACGTACAGCCATCCCCTTCACCCAGgagccacagagagacaagCCAGCGAATGTGCAGCCTTACTACCTGTATGGGTCCAAG cctctcaACATTGCCTACTCCCACATATACAGCTCCTACAGAAACTTTGTCGGCCCGCCTCACTTCAAGACCATCTGCCGTCTCCTTGGCTACCAGGGCATCGCTGTAGTGATGGAGGAGCTCCTTAAGATTGTCAAGAGCCTG TTACAGGGCACCATCCTGCAGTACGTCAAAACACTGATAGAGGTCATGCCCAAGATCTGCCGCCTTCCACGCCATGAGTACGGCTCCCCAG GAATCCTGGAGTTCTTTCACCATCAGCTGAAGGACATCATTGAGTATGCCGAGCTGAAGACAGACGTCTTCCAGAGTTTAAGGGAAGTCGGGAACGCCATCCTCTTCTGTCTGCTCATCGAACAAGCTCTGGT GTCCCAGGAGGAAGTGTGTGATCTGCTCCATGCTGCCCCCTTCCAGAATATTCTGCCTCGAGTTTACATCAAAG AGGGAGAACGTCTGGAGGTGAGGATGAAGCGGCTGGAAGCCAAGTACGCCCCTCTCCACCTTGTGCCTCTAATTGAGAGGTTGGGAACCCCACAA CAAATTGCCATTGCCCGTGAGGGAGACCTGCTGACCAAAGAACGCCTGTGCTGTGGCCTTTCCATGTTCGAGGTCATCCTGACGCGCATCCGCAGCTTCCTGCAGGATGCCGTGTGGCGCGGGCCCCCACCCACCAACGGCGTGATGCACGTGGATGAGTGTATGGAGTTCCACCGCCTGTGGAGCGCCATGCAGTTCGTCTACTGCATCCCTGTGGGCACGCACGAGTTCACAGCAGAGTGA
- the LOC128446204 gene encoding insulin-like, with translation MARVACAVSLMLLLVLYSRGVSSAPAQHLCGSYLVDALYFVCGERGFFFSPNRLYRRDLEDLLGFLSKRSKQEHQPQRALSGHIEPKVKRGIVEQCCHKPCSIHHLEGYCN, from the exons ATGGCCAGGGTAGCATGTGCGGTGTCCTTGATGCTGCTGCTTGTGCTCTACTCCCGCGGGGTGTCCTCAGCCCCCGCCCAGCACCTGTGTGGCTCCTACCTGGTGGACGCCCTCTACTTTGTGTGTGGGGAACGGGGTTTTTTCTTCAGTCCAAACCGACTCTACAGGCGGGATCTGGAAGATCTGCTCG GCTTCCTGTCAAAAAGATCCAAACAAGAGCACCAGCCGCAGAGGGCTCTGTCTGGCCACATTGAGCCCAAGGTGAAGAGAGGCATCGTGGAGCAATGCTGTCATAAGCCATGCAGCATTCACCACCTTGAAGGCTACTGCAACTGA
- the cyfip2 gene encoding cytoplasmic FMR1-interacting protein 2 isoform X1, giving the protein MTTHVTLEDALSNVDLLEELPLPDQQPCIEPPPSSIMYQANFDTNFEDRNAFVTGIARYIEQATVHSSMNEMLEEGHEYAVMLYTWRSCSRAIPQVKCNEQPNRVEIYEKTVEVLEPEVTKLMKFMYFQRKAIERFCGEVKRLCHAERRKDFVSEAYLLTLGKFINMFAVLDELKNMKCSVKNDHSAYKRAAQFLRKMADPQSIQESQNLSMFLANHNRITQCLHQQLEVIPGYEELLADIVNICVDYYENKMYLTPSEKHMLLKVMGFGLYLMDGNVSNIYKLDAKKRINLSKIDKFFKLQVVPLFGDMQIELSRYIETSAHYEENKSKWTCTQSSISPQYNLCEQMVQIREDHIRFISELARYSNSEVVTGSGLDSQKSDEEYRELFDLALRGLQLLSKWSTHVMEVYSWKLVHPTDKFCNKDCPGTAEEYERATRYNYTSEEKFALVEVIAMIKGLQVLMGRMESVFNQAIRNTIYAALQDFAQMTLREPLRQAVRKKKNVLISVLQAIRKTVCDWDGAREPPNDPCLRGEKDPKGGFDIKVPRRAVGPSSTQLYMVRTMLESLIADKSGSKKTLRSSLDGPIVVAIEDFHKHSFFFTHLLNFSEALQQCCDLSQLWFREFFLELTMGRRIQFPIEMSMPWILTDHILETKEPSMMEYVLYPLDLYNDSGYYALTKFKKQFLYDEIEAEVNLCFDQFVYKLADQIFAYYKAMAGSVLLDKRFRAECKNYGVIIPYPPSNRYETLLKQRHVQLLGRSIDLNRLITQRISAAMYKSLDHAISRFESEDLTSIVELEWLLEINRLTHRLLCKHMTLDSFDAMFREANHNVSAPYGRITLHVFWELNFDFLPNYCYNGSTNRFVRTAIPFTQEPQRDKPANVQPYYLYGSKPLNIAYSHIYSSYRNFVGPPHFKTICRLLGYQGIAVVMEELLKIVKSLLQGTILQYVKTLIEVMPKICRLPRHEYGSPGILEFFHHQLKDIIEYAELKTDVFQSLREVGNAILFCLLIEQALSQEEVCDLLHAAPFQNILPRVYIKEGERLEVRMKRLEAKYAPLHLVPLIERLGTPQQIAIAREGDLLTKERLCCGLSMFEVILTRIRSFLQDAVWRGPPPTNGVMHVDECMEFHRLWSAMQFVYCIPVGTHEFTAEQCFGDGLNWAGCAIIVLLGQQRRFDLFDFCYHLLKVQRQDGKDEIIKNVPLKKMADRIRKYQILNNEIFAILNKYMKAVETDSSTVEHVRCFQPPIHQSLATTC; this is encoded by the exons ATGACGACCCACGTGACCCTGGAGGATGCTCTGTCCAACGTGGacctgctggaggagctgcccCTCCCGGACCAGCAGCCATGCATCgaaccccctccctcctccatcatGTACCAG GCTAATTTCGACACCAACTTCGAAGACAGGAACGCGTTCGTCACTGGCATCGCTCGTTATATAGAGCAAGCCACGGTCCACTCCAGCATG AATGAGATGCTGGAGGAAGGACATGAGTACGCTGTGATGCTTTACACCTGGAGAAGCTGCTCCAGAGCTAttccacag GTGAAATGCAACGAGCAGCCCAACAGAGTGGAAATCTATGAGAAAACCGTGGAAGTGTTGGAACCTGAGGTGACCAAGCTCATGAAGTTCATGTACTTCCAG cggAAAGCCATCGAGCGTTTCTGTGGTGAAGTGAAGCGTCTGTGCCACGCTGAGAGAAGGAAGGACTTTGTGTCCGAGGCTTACCTGCTCACTCTGGgcaagttcatcaacatgtttgcGGTGCTGGATGAACTGAAGAACATGAAGTGTAGCGTCAAGAATGATCACTCTGCCTACAAAAG AGCGGCTCAGTTCCTGAGGAAGATGGCTGACCCTCAGTCCATCCAGGAGTCCCAGAATCTCTCCATGTTTTTAGCGAACCACAATAGGATCACTCAG tgcctGCACCAACAGCTGGAGGTCATTCCTGGCTACGAGGAACTTTTGGCCGACATTGTCAACATCTGTGTGGACTACTACGAGAACAAAATGTATCTGACTCCAAGCGAGAAACACATGCTGCTCAAG GTGATGGGCTTTGGTCTGTACCTGATGGATGGAAACGTGAGTAACATCTACAAACTAGACGCCAAGAAGAGGATCAACCTGAGCAAGATTGACAAGTTCTTCAAA CTTCAAGTGGTTCCGCTGTTCGGGGACATGCAGATAGAGCTGTCACGTTACATTGAGACGAGTGCCCACTATGAAGAAAACAAGTCCAA GTGGACGTGCACCCAGAGCAGCATCTCGCCGCAGTACAACCTGTGCGAGCAGATGGTACAGATCAGGGAGGACCACATCCGTTTCATCTCGGAGCTGGCGCGCTACAGCAACAGCGAAGTGGTGACGGGCTCGGGCCTGGACAGCCAGAAGTCGGACGAGGAGTACAGGGAGCTGTTCGACCTGGCTCTGAGGGGCCTGCAGCTGCTGTCCAAGTGGAGCACGCACGTCATGGAAGTT TACTCGTGGAAGCTGGTCCATCCCACGGATAAATTCTGTAACAAGGACTGTCCTGGCACAGCGGAGGAGTACGAACGTGCCACGCGTTACAATTACACCAGTGAAGAGAAGTTCGCCCTGGTGGAAGTCATCGCCATGATCAAAGGGCTGCAG GTTCTGATGGGCAGAATGGAGTCGGTGTTTAACCAGGCCATCAGGAATACCATCTACGCAGCGCTGCAGGACTTTGCTCAGATGACCCTAAGAGAGCCTCTACGCCAGGCTGTTCGCAAGAAGAAGAACGTCCTCATAAG TGTTCTCCAGGCCATCCGAAAGACCGTCTGTGACTGGGATGGGGCAAGGGAGCCTCCGAACGACCCCTGTCTGAGGGGAGAGAAGGATCCTAAAGGGGGATTTGACATCAAAGTGCCCCGCAGGGCTGTGGGACCCTCCAGCACACAG CTGTACATGGTGCGCACCATGCTGGAGTCACTGATTGCAGATAAGAGTGGCTCGAAGAAGACTCTCCGCAGCAGTCTGGATGGCCCCATAGTGGTGGCCATAGAGGACTTCCACAAACATTCCTTCTTCTTCACACACCTGCTCAACTTCAGCG AGGCCCTGCAGCAGTGCTGTGATCTGTCCCAGCTGTGGTTCAGAGAGTTCTTCCTGGAGCTGACCATGGGCCGCAGAATCCAGTTCCCCATCGAGATGTCCATGCCCTGGATCCTAACCGACCACATCCTGGAGACCAAGGAGCCTTCCATGATGGA GTATGTGCTGTATCCTCTAGACTTGTATAATGACAGCGGATACTACGCTCTCACCAAGTTCAAAAAGCAGTTCCTTTATGATGAAATTGAAGCTGAG GTGAACCTCTGCTTTGACCAGTTTGTCTACAAGTTAGCGGATCAGATATTTGCCTACTACAAAGCAATGGCTGGGAG TGTCCTTCTCGACAAGCGCTTCAGAGCAGAGTGTAAAAACTATGGAGTGATCATCCCTTACCCTCCATCAAACCGCTACGAGACCCTGCTCAAACAGAGACACGTACAG CTGCTCGGTCGCTCCATCGACCTGAACCGCCTGATCACCCAGAGGATCTCTGCAGCGATGTACAAGTCTCTGGACCATGCAATCAGCCGCTTTGAGAGTGAGGACCTCACTTCCATAGTG GAGCTGGAGTGGCTGCTGGAGATCAACAGACTAACCCACCGGCTCCTGTGCAAGCACATGACCCTGGACAGTTTTGACGCCATGTTCCGCGAGGCCAACCACAATGTCTCGGCTCCCTACGGACGAATCACGCTGCACGTCTTCTGGGAGCTGAACTTCGATTTCCTCCCCAACTACTGCTACAATGGATCCACGAACCG cTTTGTACGTACAGCCATCCCCTTCACCCAGgagccacagagagacaagCCAGCGAATGTGCAGCCTTACTACCTGTATGGGTCCAAG cctctcaACATTGCCTACTCCCACATATACAGCTCCTACAGAAACTTTGTCGGCCCGCCTCACTTCAAGACCATCTGCCGTCTCCTTGGCTACCAGGGCATCGCTGTAGTGATGGAGGAGCTCCTTAAGATTGTCAAGAGCCTG TTACAGGGCACCATCCTGCAGTACGTCAAAACACTGATAGAGGTCATGCCCAAGATCTGCCGCCTTCCACGCCATGAGTACGGCTCCCCAG GAATCCTGGAGTTCTTTCACCATCAGCTGAAGGACATCATTGAGTATGCCGAGCTGAAGACAGACGTCTTCCAGAGTTTAAGGGAAGTCGGGAACGCCATCCTCTTCTGTCTGCTCATCGAACAAGCTCTG TCCCAGGAGGAAGTGTGTGATCTGCTCCATGCTGCCCCCTTCCAGAATATTCTGCCTCGAGTTTACATCAAAG AGGGAGAACGTCTGGAGGTGAGGATGAAGCGGCTGGAAGCCAAGTACGCCCCTCTCCACCTTGTGCCTCTAATTGAGAGGTTGGGAACCCCACAA CAAATTGCCATTGCCCGTGAGGGAGACCTGCTGACCAAAGAACGCCTGTGCTGTGGCCTTTCCATGTTCGAGGTCATCCTGACGCGCATCCGCAGCTTCCTGCAGGATGCCGTGTGGCGCGGGCCCCCACCCACCAACGGCGTGATGCACGTGGATGAGTGTATGGAGTTCCACCGCCTGTGGAGCGCCATGCAGTTCGTCTACTGCATCCCTGTGGGCACGCACGAGTTCACAGCAGA GCAGTGCTTTGGTGATGGGCTGAACTGGGCCGGCTGTGCCATCATTGTGCTGTTGGGACAGCAGCGTCGCTTTGACCTCTTTGATTTCTGCTACCACCTCCTCAAGGTCCAAAGACAGGACGGCAAGGACGAGATCATCAAAAACGTG CCCCTGAAGAAGATGGCGGACCGCATCAGGAAGTACCAGATCCTCAACAATGAGATTTTCGCCATCCTCAACAAGTACATGAAGGCGGTGGAGACAGACAGTTCCACTGTGGAGCATGTCCGCTGCTTCCAGCCTCCTATACACCAATCCCTGGCTACCACCTGTTGA
- the hmmr gene encoding hyaluronan mediated motility receptor codes for MSFSRAPLKRFNEHVGCAPPPGSYDIKPGDLKGAVSFEKSDRFRPLKAVPGALLPPPSPTRNPLQSPFRRTMSVDGLSEGSSVKKEKNGFSMELKQQKLLEKEIRSLVQQRGEQDRTLLALEDELKKVQAKLLAMVRERTGLSASVTTLERQRAELKKVNEFLKNKVSADTTKKTINSLTMDLMEARNSLDVKSEELSVLQINTEGQLRVLETDLSAARATVTALKDRNRDLEDLHQVTKVLNEELETENARLHAVIRELKEEVRVLQGYLDASNDQIQDLRLTLKEKTQDNTVSGSHMEEAKQLETKLEQRATELETTQDMLRHKEEEARVFREELQASKDALREVEKRLENQEQELKAAQKSVGDMEEQIKLANQEVHDSQATVRQQEAELARLREVLRRTEKELDERVAHLEQRCLYSEEERSKTQEEGLRRVQELKTELNLLQEVKRDEKKKQIQLLQEHDALTEELTKEKALVDSLSVLVEQEREESEEQLRQLKEEMEEVLGDLAILEEQEQSRMEVAEKSQEALQKLQDENNELERQLSDTRALQESKSYDVAALKEEHLAAMRQLQEAHTNSLSKMGDIVTELESTKNALREEEERQKELEEEVERVTQKMKEEMDKVVKEKEEEIKRVKEGLEGRQLVEENARAESARMLLEVQTQLAKKAEEIKAMESNHADLISQLQQELQLQTKEREEALGQLEEQRGQSVTRLQNEKEKAQRLLEEVSLAKEEIMEQLQREREEGAKTQTALQENMGTLEVERKDHQQVRSEMLRLQAELEKADKEKKSLLYQVQLKEQSRLILENQLNMAEQDRNGLQSRLDDVKQEYVSSQTQLDLTEALRCELEEQRQDRRALQEQVELLSQEKVTLQWEMEEQRHELQRKITEVQEESSPRSETEHWKKQYEELFAKVRPFQEQLNAFAAERNALLNENGVNQEELNKLSDAYARLMSHQNQKQKIKHVMKLKEEKISLKQEVSKLRSQVWRQKSDLEQLKSKLPGAPGRFDPCKAFQHDKENRHTEANEPLKEGNN; via the exons ATGTCTTTTTCCAGAGCCCCGTTGAAAAGGTTCAACGAGCACGTTG GTTGTGCTCCACCGCCGGGGTCCTATGATATTAAACCCGGGGACCTGAAGGGAGCTGTGTCTTTCGAGAAATCGGATCGGTTCAGACCTCTTAAGGCGG TCCCTGGGGCTCTCCTGCCACCGCCATCGCCTACCAGAAATCCCCTGCAATCACCTTTCCGCAGGACAATGTCTGTGGATGGTCTT TCTGAAGGGTCAAGtgtgaagaaagagaagaacggCTTCTCCATGGAGCTGAAACAGCAGAAGCTCCTGGAGAAAGAG ATCAGGTCCCTGGTTCAGCAGCGAGGGGAGCAGGACCGCACGCTGCTGGCCCTGGAGGACGAGCTTAAGAAGGTGCAGGCCAAGCTGCTGGCCATGGTCAGGGAGAGGACGGGCCTCTCTGCCAGTGTTACTACGCTTGAAAGACAGCGAGCTGAGCTCAAGAAAGTCAATGAGTTTCTAAAGAACAAG GTTTCTGCTGAcactacaaaaaaaacaataaattcaCTAACAATGGATTTGATGGAGGCCAGGAACTCTCTGGATGTGAAAAGTGAG gagCTAAGTGTCCTGCAGATTAACACTGAGGGTCAACTGAGGGTGCTAGAAACTGACCTGTCAGCTGCCAGGGCTACTGTTACAGCTCTaaaggacagaaacagagacCTGG agGACCTCCATCAAGTAACAAAAGTACTAAATGAAGAGCTGGAGACTGAGAATGCAAGGTTACATG CTGTGATACGGGAGTTGAAGGAAGAGGTCCGAGTCTTGCAGGGATACCTGGATGCGTCAAATGACCAGATCCAG gATCTTCGCTTAACGCTTAAAGAAAAGACACAGGATAATACTGTCTCAGGTTCCCATATGGAGGAAGCAAA GCAACTAGAAACCAAACTGGAGCAGCGCGCAACTGAGCTTGAAACCACTCAGGATATGCTGAGAcataaagaggaggaggcacgGGTATTCCGGGAAGAGCTGCAGGCCTCAAAGGATGCTTTACGGGAGGTGGAGAAGAGACTGGAGAACCAGGAGCAGGAGCTCAAGGCTGCGCAAAAGTCAGTGGGTGACATGGAGGAGCAAATTAAACTGGCCAACCAAGAAGTTCACGACTCTCAAGCAACAGTTcggcagcaggaggcagagctcgCCAGACTGAGGGAGGTTCTCAGACGGAcggagaaggagctggatgaGAGAGTGGCTCATCTTGAACAGCGGTGTCTCTactcagaggaagagagaa GCAAGACTCAAGAGGAGGGGCTGAGGAGGGTGCAGGAGTTAAAGACAGAGCTCAACTTGCTACAGGAGGTTAAACGagatgagaaaaagaaacaaattcaGCTTCTGCAGGAACATGATGCTCTAACTGAGGAACTGACAAAAGAAAAG GCACTTGTAGACTCGCTGTCTGTGCtggtggagcaggagagggaggagtcGGAGGAGCAGTTGAGACagttgaaggaggagatggaggaggtgctggGAGACCTTGCTATcttggaggagcaggagcagagtaGGATGGAGGTGGCGGAGAAAAGTCAGGAGGCCCTCCAGAAGCTACAGGACgaaaacaatgagctggagagaCAACTGAGTGATACTAGGGCACTGCAGGAGAG TAAGAGCTATGATGTGGCAGCTTTGAAAGAGGAGCATTTAGCTGCAATGCGACAACTCCAGGAAGCGCACACAAACTCACTGAGCAAGATGGGAGACATTGTCACAGAGCTTGAAAG CACCAAAAACgctctgagggaggaagaggagagacagaaagaactagaagaggaggtggagagagtgacccagaagatgaaagaggagatgGACAAAGTGGttaaagagaaggaagaggagatcaAGAGAGTGAAGGAGGGGCTGGAGGGGAGACAGTTAGTTGAAGAAAATGCCAGGGCGGAGAGTGCAAG AATGTTGCTGGAGGTGCAGACTCAGCTGGCAAAGAAAGCTGAGGAGATAAAGGCCATGGAGTCAAACCATGCAGACCTGATcagtcagctgcagcaggagctaCAGCTGCAGacaaaggagagagaagaagctcTGGGGCAGCTCGAGGAACAGAGAGGTCAGAGTGTTACTCGGCTCCAAAATGAGAAGGAAAAGGCACAGAGACTACTTGAGGAGGTCAGCCTGGCAAAAGAGGAAATAATGGAACAGCTCCAacgagaaagagaagagggagcTAAAACTCAGACAGCCCTTCAGGAGAATATGGGAACACTGGAGGTTGAGAGGAAAGACCACCAGCAGGTCAGGTCAGAAATGCTCAGACTACAGGCAGAGCTAGAGAAAGCAGACAAGGAAAAGAAGAGTCTTCTGTATCAAGTTCAGCTCAAAGAGCAGTCAAGGCTCATTCTTGAAAATCAACTAAACATGGCAGAGCAGGACAGAAATGGGCTTCAGTCTCGCCTAGATGATGTCAAACAAGAGTACGTGAGCTCCCAGACCCAATTAGATCTTACAGAGGCCCTGCGGTGCGAGCTGGAAGAACAGCGACAAGACAGACGGGCTCTGCAGGAGCAGGTGGAATTACTTTCTCAGGAGAAGGTTACACTGCAGTgggagatggaggagcagcGACACGAActacaaagaaaaataactgaagtgcAAGAGGAgag CTCTCCGAGATCAGAGACAGAACACTGGAAGAAACAATACGAAGAGCTGTTTGCAAAAGTCAGGCCATTCCAG GAGCAGCTCAACGCATTTGCGGCAGAGCGAAATGCACTGCTCAATGAGAACGGGGTAAACCAGGAGGAGTTGAACAAATTGTCTGACGCTTACGCTCGCCTGATGAGCCACCAGAACCAGAAGCAGAAGATCAAACATGTGATGAagctgaaagaggagaaaatctCCCTTAAACAG GAGGTGTCTAAGCTCCGCTCCCAAGTGTGGCGGCAGAAGAGTGATCTGGAGCAGCTGAAGTCAAAGCTGCCCGGTGCGCCTGGCAGGTTTGATCCCTGCAAAGCTTTCCAACACGATAAGGAGAACAGGCATACTGAAGCCAATGAACCTCTTAAAGAAG ggaaTAATTAG